The Nostoc sp. 'Lobaria pulmonaria (5183) cyanobiont' genome window below encodes:
- a CDS encoding DUF4159 domain-containing protein — MTHPFPNPAIAPMQRQQVRDGLLLTAERWQRAHDYQRKRQNLHYQSINQPGIVCGLGVRVIPAPEEVAAQYRDNRWVQIQPGIAIDLEGNPIVVPHQINFRIATELKDSEPVTVYLVAQYRDPDRLGGNSDREVVQETFRIDERSRPPERSDVELCRVLLRSSQQELLRTPADIFFPGYGDLDLRYRRQAQARPQGLVQIAQINSDDEDCNRNFFNLTYLLRAVEDIYPSLKGAETVDRVTWDGGLHPYELLYLTGHQSLSLNNHQFSNLSSYLKSGGTLLVDAPAQSTELIQSVQALAQHLQTPLKSLQEARRDHPLRIKPFLFSALPITDGTRIQLLSGGGIILAIGNLGGLWGLDEELQRSRTEIRTAQELGINILHFAWKRKQAIDLQSEGDAVA; from the coding sequence ATGACCCATCCTTTTCCAAATCCAGCGATCGCTCCTATGCAGCGCCAACAAGTTAGAGATGGCTTGCTGCTAACTGCCGAACGTTGGCAACGCGCCCATGACTATCAGCGCAAACGCCAAAATCTTCACTATCAATCAATTAATCAGCCAGGAATTGTTTGCGGGTTAGGAGTACGGGTAATTCCAGCTCCAGAAGAAGTTGCCGCTCAATATCGAGACAATCGCTGGGTACAAATTCAGCCGGGAATTGCCATCGATCTAGAAGGGAATCCGATTGTCGTGCCTCATCAAATCAATTTTCGGATCGCAACCGAGTTAAAGGATTCGGAACCTGTCACGGTTTATTTGGTTGCTCAGTATCGAGATCCCGATCGGTTAGGAGGAAACTCCGATCGGGAAGTCGTACAAGAAACATTCAGAATTGATGAGAGAAGCCGTCCCCCTGAGCGTTCAGATGTAGAGCTTTGTCGTGTCTTGCTGCGATCATCACAGCAAGAATTGCTCCGCACACCTGCCGATATCTTTTTTCCGGGATATGGCGATTTAGACTTGCGTTATCGCCGTCAAGCACAGGCAAGACCCCAAGGCTTGGTTCAAATTGCCCAAATCAACTCTGATGATGAAGACTGTAACCGAAATTTTTTCAATCTCACTTACTTACTACGCGCTGTTGAAGATATCTATCCATCCTTAAAAGGTGCAGAAACCGTCGATCGAGTCACTTGGGATGGAGGTCTGCATCCCTACGAACTGCTATATCTGACTGGGCATCAGAGTTTATCGCTAAACAACCATCAATTTTCAAACCTTTCAAGCTACCTGAAGTCGGGAGGCACTTTGCTGGTCGATGCCCCCGCTCAGAGTACAGAACTGATTCAATCAGTCCAGGCACTGGCTCAACATTTGCAGACACCACTGAAGTCTTTACAAGAAGCCCGTCGCGACCATCCCTTGCGGATAAAGCCGTTTTTATTTTCTGCGTTGCCAATAACGGATGGAACCAGAATTCAACTCTTGTCTGGCGGGGGAATTATTTTAGCAATCGGCAATCTGGGCGGATTATGGGGTTTAGACGAAGAATTGCAGCGATCGCGAACTGAGATCAGAACCGCTCAAGAGTTAGGCATAAATATCTTACATTTTGCCTGGAAACGCAAACAGGCGATCGATTTACAGTCTGAAGGGGACGCTGTTGCATAA
- a CDS encoding nuclear transport factor 2 family protein: protein MSLVVCGVHPSVHAAHQASSEEISVSVTLVYNKINGIEPITSGELVREVAEQMEATIRHLNAPVPDLLPGYRVKILDGNAIAATEQRLKVLREISSAPLPGQSLDYVMRLETRDGLIVHYREYWNPMPALNAFGNAQNLCQSFNPDNAE from the coding sequence ATGAGCCTTGTCGTCTGTGGAGTTCACCCATCAGTACATGCAGCCCACCAAGCATCCTCTGAAGAAATAAGTGTTTCAGTGACCTTAGTCTATAACAAAATCAATGGCATTGAACCGATTACAAGTGGGGAGTTAGTCAGAGAAGTTGCAGAACAAATGGAAGCGACGATTCGGCATCTCAACGCTCCCGTACCTGATTTGCTACCAGGTTATCGAGTCAAAATTCTTGATGGGAACGCGATCGCTGCGACCGAACAACGTCTAAAAGTGTTGCGTGAGATTAGTAGCGCCCCATTGCCGGGTCAATCCTTAGATTATGTGATGCGACTGGAAACCAGGGACGGCTTGATCGTCCACTACCGTGAATACTGGAACCCGATGCCCGCTCTTAATGCGTTCGGTAACGCACAAAATTTGTGTCAATCTTTCAATCCAGACAATGCAGAATAA
- a CDS encoding putative baseplate assembly protein, whose translation MDFDFLPQLPSSHLDERNFDDLVEECLLRIPRYCPEWTDHNISDPGITLVELFAWLTDQMLMQFNQIPRKNYVAFLELLGIRLQPPTPAQVRLTFYLSTHLLENYTIPQGTEVATERTETQEAIVFTTNQDLLLGQPTLKHILSTPDTANTPQSLQDRTGQWHPQHDGLAVTHEFELFPQKPQSGNSFYLIIEPDTPLEGTVLEIAFTGAQGTPTGIDPKHPPRSWEAWDGESWVKVLLQEADDTTNGFSFNENTGDDDSFEQNGDVILHLPERWPVSSFDGYRGRWIRCTLTESSDRQPGYANSPRIKTIAIRTIGGSVQASQCVLVQEEILGISDGQPGQSFDVETAPILERQGEEELLVFPLGRLPEIWQEVEDFADSKPQDRHYVVDALTGTIQFGPLIREPQTLKKQTQTRAYLQQMLPADRSLGYDLHEQIIEQQYGAIPPHGAEIVFTYRTGGGKQGNVQANTLTFMQTAIPYIDCVTNHHAAVNGADAESLERAVLRAPQMLRSHDRAVTASDFEALTLKGSGGAIARALCLPMSASQTAGSVSVCVVPQANTDLIDLGRGIAPDNFNLNSALRDQVLDYLDERRLLGIQVQLQQPNYVGVSVQAEVTLEPAYKNPSAQAEIIHKLKVALYRYLNPLTGGPEMTGWPFGRPLYPSDIMALLQQKAGIQYLGAILLFPIQKNGESWQRQTTPVNYIDPGSLGLLCSWADPQARTEHSVNVLTDQSAMRI comes from the coding sequence GTGGATTTTGACTTTTTACCTCAACTTCCCAGTTCTCATCTGGACGAGCGCAACTTTGACGATTTAGTAGAAGAATGCTTACTGCGTATTCCCCGCTATTGTCCAGAATGGACCGATCACAATATCAGCGATCCTGGCATTACCCTAGTCGAGCTATTTGCTTGGCTCACCGACCAGATGCTGATGCAATTCAATCAGATTCCCCGTAAAAACTATGTAGCCTTTCTAGAACTATTAGGAATTCGCCTACAGCCACCGACCCCAGCTCAAGTTAGGCTGACTTTTTACCTCAGCACTCATTTACTGGAAAACTATACTATCCCACAGGGAACAGAAGTTGCAACAGAGCGCACTGAAACCCAGGAAGCCATTGTTTTTACTACCAACCAAGACCTGTTGCTTGGTCAACCAACCTTAAAACATATATTGTCCACACCAGATACAGCTAATACTCCTCAATCGCTCCAAGATCGCACCGGGCAATGGCATCCTCAACATGACGGTCTGGCAGTGACTCACGAATTTGAACTATTTCCGCAAAAGCCGCAGTCTGGCAATAGTTTTTATCTGATAATAGAGCCTGATACCCCTTTGGAAGGAACTGTTTTAGAGATCGCCTTCACAGGAGCGCAAGGTACGCCTACAGGCATCGATCCAAAGCATCCTCCCCGCAGTTGGGAAGCCTGGGACGGCGAATCATGGGTAAAGGTACTCTTGCAGGAAGCAGACGACACCACCAATGGCTTTAGCTTTAATGAGAATACGGGAGATGACGATAGTTTTGAGCAAAATGGTGATGTGATTCTACATCTGCCCGAACGCTGGCCTGTATCCAGCTTTGATGGCTATCGAGGTCGTTGGATTCGCTGTACCCTCACTGAATCTAGCGATCGCCAGCCAGGATATGCCAATTCTCCTCGGATTAAAACAATTGCGATACGTACCATTGGTGGATCAGTGCAAGCTAGTCAGTGCGTTCTGGTACAAGAGGAAATATTAGGTATCAGCGATGGGCAACCGGGGCAGAGCTTTGACGTTGAGACTGCGCCCATTCTGGAGCGCCAGGGAGAAGAGGAACTGCTTGTTTTTCCACTGGGGAGACTCCCCGAAATCTGGCAAGAAGTTGAAGACTTTGCTGACTCAAAACCCCAAGATCGGCATTATGTTGTTGATGCATTGACAGGCACTATTCAGTTTGGACCGTTGATTCGCGAACCTCAAACGCTTAAGAAGCAAACGCAAACTCGTGCTTATCTACAGCAAATGCTGCCAGCAGATCGATCGCTTGGTTATGACCTGCACGAGCAAATAATTGAGCAACAGTATGGGGCAATTCCTCCCCATGGTGCTGAAATTGTGTTTACCTATCGTACCGGAGGTGGCAAACAGGGAAACGTACAGGCAAACACGCTGACGTTTATGCAGACAGCAATTCCTTATATAGACTGCGTGACCAATCATCATGCTGCTGTCAATGGTGCCGATGCCGAGTCTCTCGAACGAGCCGTCTTGAGAGCGCCTCAGATGCTGCGCTCGCATGATCGAGCCGTTACTGCTTCAGATTTTGAAGCCTTAACTCTCAAAGGCAGTGGTGGTGCGATCGCCCGCGCATTGTGCTTACCTATGTCCGCCAGCCAAACTGCCGGGAGCGTCAGTGTGTGCGTCGTGCCTCAAGCCAATACCGACTTGATTGACTTAGGACGCGGGATTGCTCCAGACAACTTCAATTTAAATTCGGCTCTGCGCGATCAAGTCTTGGACTATCTAGACGAAAGACGTTTGCTAGGTATTCAGGTGCAGCTACAGCAGCCTAACTACGTTGGCGTATCCGTTCAAGCCGAAGTCACCCTAGAGCCTGCCTATAAAAACCCAAGTGCCCAAGCCGAAATTATCCATAAACTCAAAGTCGCGCTTTATCGCTACCTCAATCCTTTAACTGGCGGCCCAGAGATGACGGGCTGGCCCTTTGGTCGCCCCCTTTATCCGTCAGACATAATGGCTCTCCTTCAGCAAAAAGCAGGGATTCAATACTTGGGTGCTATTTTACTGTTTCCTATTCAAAAAAATGGGGAATCTTGGCAGCGGCAAACTACGCCTGTAAACTACATAGATCCCGGCTCCTTGGGTTTACTTTGCTCCTGGGCAGATCCGCAGGCGCGCACAGAACATAGTGTAAATGTTTTGACAGACCAATCTGCAATGAGGATTTAG
- a CDS encoding FHA domain-containing protein produces MAIQTHRCPEPSCSFFNQVLPHNANICPMCGTSLAQAVQPPPAMVGSAARYAQTSAPSPQLSSKINSQERPQLKLLHPSEQSFLLLRESGVIGRQNLSNGMRPEIDLTGLPHAGIVSRTHAHLYWDLVRQVYMIVDDSLNGSYLNDKLLPRGAPHPLSHGDKLQLGQERLICLQVELNHTSI; encoded by the coding sequence ATGGCAATCCAAACTCATCGTTGTCCAGAGCCAAGCTGCTCTTTCTTTAATCAGGTACTGCCACATAATGCTAATATCTGCCCAATGTGCGGTACTTCCTTAGCACAGGCAGTACAACCACCCCCTGCTATGGTAGGCTCGGCAGCCCGCTATGCTCAAACCTCGGCTCCTTCGCCCCAGCTCTCATCAAAAATCAATAGTCAAGAGCGTCCTCAATTGAAGTTGCTTCATCCCAGCGAACAAAGTTTTCTATTGCTTAGGGAGTCTGGCGTGATCGGTCGTCAAAATCTTTCTAACGGGATGCGGCCTGAAATCGATTTAACGGGACTGCCCCATGCAGGTATCGTCTCTCGCACCCATGCTCATCTCTACTGGGATCTTGTTCGACAAGTTTACATGATTGTTGATGATAGCCTAAACGGTAGCTACCTCAATGATAAATTATTACCTCGTGGAGCACCCCATCCATTGAGTCATGGAGATAAATTACAGCTAGGTCAAGAGCGGTTGATTTGCTTGCAAGTTGAGTTGAACCATACTTCAATTTAA
- a CDS encoding VgrG-related protein — translation MPAIPNSSKPRSAKPNSAKPNSGKNNSENLYLNKPILKLSGASAPKELVDDILEIVVDESLHMPSMFVMKIHNVYVAASEDSKPWKNENYFNIGDQITIGFGAGTTEDIEFDVVEIEERLIEGEITGIEVKFVAPSTAHIIVRGYDVSHRLHRGRYNRSFLNCTDTDIVRKVAQEAKIKIGQLDASGVSHDYVFQENQTNMEFLRERAARIGFELFVQDNKIHFRKPKREGSINLEWLHNLMSFDVRVTSAEQVSSVQVNSWDYSNKKLIAGTASKEQLVTVTGNGDGSSISNKFKMQQPPKMIVVDQPVDTLKEAEQMAQALCNELGGEFVTADAKAMGNPIIRPGKVVTLENMGTRYSGDYYVTETCHHYIHGNYTTGFTVRGLREGSLLSTLPPKTHLQPGQTLLVGLVTKNNDPKGLGRVKVKFPTLTMSHESNWARVVGLGAADKRGFYCLPEIDDEVLVGFEHGDIHRPYIVGGVWNGKDKTVETVANTVKNRKVRVRTIKTRTGHTIQFVEEDDKSSKAGIYIKTKSGHRIDINDSQKFIEIKTAGRHSIRMDDKPRSKKIEIKTSGRNQVILNDTQSIVSVRTRMRQQLTFVDTGMTVMLRTTGTINVNAGPLINVNAVGAISLKGASINMMAPTITMIGAVTTTGPFTVVGPATMGPAVTMTGAVTANSAPVMVVPV, via the coding sequence ATGCCTGCCATACCTAACTCTTCCAAACCTCGGTCTGCCAAACCTAATTCTGCCAAACCTAACTCTGGCAAAAATAATAGTGAAAACCTTTATTTAAACAAGCCTATACTTAAACTGAGTGGAGCGTCGGCACCAAAGGAACTAGTAGACGACATTCTGGAAATTGTTGTGGATGAAAGCTTACATATGCCAAGTATGTTTGTCATGAAAATCCATAATGTGTATGTTGCTGCGAGCGAGGACAGCAAGCCTTGGAAAAACGAAAATTACTTTAATATTGGCGATCAAATTACAATTGGATTTGGGGCTGGTACGACAGAAGATATTGAATTTGATGTGGTTGAAATAGAGGAGCGGTTAATTGAGGGCGAAATTACAGGTATTGAAGTCAAATTTGTCGCTCCATCTACAGCCCATATTATTGTGCGCGGCTATGATGTTTCCCATCGACTGCATCGGGGTCGCTACAACCGATCTTTCTTAAACTGTACGGATACCGATATTGTACGAAAGGTTGCTCAAGAAGCAAAGATTAAAATTGGTCAATTGGATGCCAGTGGTGTCTCCCATGATTATGTTTTTCAAGAAAATCAAACCAATATGGAGTTTCTGCGGGAGCGAGCCGCAAGAATAGGGTTTGAACTCTTTGTTCAAGACAATAAGATTCACTTTCGCAAGCCCAAACGTGAAGGCTCTATCAACTTGGAGTGGCTTCATAATCTTATGAGCTTTGATGTAAGAGTTACCAGTGCTGAACAAGTTAGTTCGGTTCAGGTTAATAGCTGGGATTATAGTAATAAAAAGTTGATCGCAGGAACCGCCTCAAAGGAACAGTTGGTTACGGTGACGGGAAATGGTGACGGGAGCAGCATCAGTAATAAGTTTAAAATGCAACAACCTCCTAAAATGATTGTGGTAGATCAACCTGTAGATACTCTAAAAGAAGCAGAACAGATGGCTCAGGCTCTTTGTAATGAGCTAGGCGGAGAGTTTGTGACTGCTGATGCCAAAGCTATGGGAAACCCTATAATTCGACCGGGCAAAGTGGTTACACTTGAAAATATGGGAACTCGCTATAGTGGTGATTACTATGTCACAGAAACTTGTCACCACTACATACATGGGAATTATACAACTGGTTTTACAGTTCGAGGGCTAAGAGAAGGTAGCTTACTTTCTACATTGCCTCCCAAGACTCATCTGCAACCTGGTCAAACTCTATTAGTGGGTCTGGTGACTAAGAATAACGATCCAAAAGGTTTGGGTCGCGTTAAAGTAAAATTCCCCACTTTGACTATGAGTCATGAAAGCAATTGGGCTAGGGTTGTAGGTTTAGGGGCAGCTGATAAAAGAGGATTTTATTGCTTACCAGAAATTGATGATGAAGTGCTTGTCGGTTTTGAACACGGTGATATTCATCGACCCTATATAGTAGGGGGTGTCTGGAATGGCAAGGACAAAACGGTTGAAACTGTTGCTAATACTGTTAAGAACCGCAAAGTGAGAGTACGCACTATTAAAACTCGTACAGGACATACAATTCAATTTGTCGAGGAAGATGATAAAAGTTCCAAAGCAGGAATCTATATTAAAACTAAGAGCGGACATCGTATCGACATCAACGATAGTCAAAAATTTATAGAAATTAAAACTGCTGGTAGGCATAGCATCCGTATGGATGATAAACCTAGATCGAAAAAGATCGAAATTAAAACGTCAGGTAGAAATCAAGTGATTTTAAATGATACACAATCTATTGTTAGCGTTAGAACTAGAATGAGACAACAGCTAACCTTTGTTGATACTGGAATGACGGTTATGCTTAGAACCACAGGGACGATTAATGTAAATGCTGGTCCCCTTATCAATGTCAATGCAGTGGGCGCAATTTCATTAAAAGGTGCATCAATTAATATGATGGCACCTACAATCACTATGATAGGAGCTGTGACAACAACAGGACCTTTTACAGTTGTTGGACCTGCGACAATGGGACCTGCTGTTACGATGACTGGGGCAGTCACTGCTAACAGCGCACCGGTTATGGTTGTACCAGTCTAA
- a CDS encoding NAD(P)H-binding protein encodes MRIVIAAASGKIGRRIAEKIIQAGAETVLLARHPEKLADLVAQGATVKPVSSDDTQGLIEVSSMFR; translated from the coding sequence ATGAGAATTGTGATTGCAGCCGCATCCGGCAAGATTGGACGACGCATCGCAGAGAAAATTATCCAGGCTGGAGCCGAAACTGTTCTTCTGGCACGACATCCAGAGAAGTTGGCTGATTTAGTGGCTCAAGGTGCGACGGTGAAGCCAGTCAGCAGCGATGATACTCAAGGGTTGATCGAGGTATCAAGTATGTTCAGGTGA
- a CDS encoding CIS tube protein — translation MQLVKAKLIVHSDPSGQAKDIEFMFNPSELDFTRQVIWHSDIGQRGSTLLPKVNFSGVEPYSFTLQNLLFDTYEKKTSVLKEYIDNIKKGATSRCTTLTRPPVYILTWQDSYFHCVMTSLNYRLTLFLADGTPVKALVNIALREVDPEDMSGGKSPGSKKPPGSKNPPGSKNPPSPKPRPKR, via the coding sequence ATGCAACTTGTAAAAGCAAAACTGATAGTGCATAGCGACCCCAGCGGGCAGGCCAAAGATATTGAGTTCATGTTTAATCCGTCAGAACTTGATTTTACTCGTCAAGTAATTTGGCATAGTGATATAGGTCAGCGGGGAAGCACGTTATTGCCAAAAGTTAATTTTTCTGGAGTAGAACCCTATTCGTTTACATTACAAAATTTGTTATTTGATACTTATGAAAAAAAGACATCTGTTCTTAAGGAATATATTGACAATATTAAAAAGGGTGCTACGAGCCGTTGCACTACTCTTACTCGTCCGCCAGTCTATATTTTGACCTGGCAAGATAGCTATTTTCACTGTGTTATGACGAGTTTGAACTATCGACTCACTTTATTTTTAGCTGATGGTACCCCGGTTAAAGCGCTCGTTAATATTGCGCTCCGAGAAGTCGATCCTGAAGATATGTCGGGGGGCAAATCACCTGGGTCAAAAAAACCACCTGGGTCGAAAAATCCACCTGGGTCGAAAAATCCACCCTCGCCGAAGCCAAGGCCGAAGCGGTAA
- a CDS encoding phage tail protein translates to MVPVLTSKSASLQISPMQISVTTSQGGSRMLGAEAVEGSQPQSEIVVYPGELCRVALEIKNWESQPQHLTLKLNGTFPLEWCQVQTDAESAPQFGTAPEQNSVAQKSNTAMKTAIDLVTLEVAAKKSKHADLWFLIPDDFFEGQDALQGSKEKQLDFRGCLSIYASQSLSQGSSPHPIQESNFELNVRPRSSYTDFLPIVYQEVDYIHRFIKIFEQAFDPVVNSFGSMWAHLDPLTAPQALLPFLAHWVDWPIDAQLDLTHQRRLIRRAVEIYRCRGTRKGLRFFLHLYTGLPLDEQIDREEDKSISITEPFGQGCLFGLAYVGEDAIIGGGKPYHFDVRLRAQPNSPIDEQLVRRIIEQEKPAFCSYSLRIETE, encoded by the coding sequence ATGGTGCCAGTACTTACCTCCAAATCAGCCAGTCTTCAGATATCTCCCATGCAGATTTCTGTGACTACCTCCCAAGGAGGCAGTCGGATGCTTGGAGCTGAAGCTGTAGAAGGTTCGCAACCGCAATCTGAAATTGTGGTTTATCCGGGAGAACTCTGTCGGGTTGCCCTTGAGATTAAAAACTGGGAGTCTCAACCTCAACACCTCACCTTAAAGCTAAATGGGACGTTCCCTTTGGAATGGTGTCAGGTGCAGACGGATGCTGAGAGTGCACCTCAATTCGGGACAGCCCCAGAGCAGAACTCAGTGGCACAAAAGTCAAACACTGCAATGAAGACTGCCATCGACCTGGTAACGCTAGAAGTAGCTGCCAAGAAAAGCAAACATGCTGACTTATGGTTTCTGATTCCTGACGATTTTTTTGAGGGGCAAGATGCCCTTCAGGGAAGTAAGGAAAAGCAACTCGATTTTCGAGGTTGTCTGTCGATTTATGCTAGCCAAAGCCTGAGTCAAGGGTCAAGTCCACATCCGATTCAAGAATCCAATTTTGAGCTAAATGTTCGACCACGAAGCAGCTATACTGATTTTTTGCCGATAGTTTATCAAGAAGTTGACTATATTCATCGCTTCATCAAAATTTTTGAGCAAGCGTTCGATCCAGTAGTGAATAGCTTCGGTTCAATGTGGGCGCATCTAGATCCGTTGACTGCACCTCAGGCGCTCCTGCCGTTTCTAGCTCACTGGGTAGACTGGCCAATTGATGCACAGCTAGATTTAACGCATCAAAGGCGGCTAATTCGACGCGCCGTAGAAATTTATCGCTGTCGCGGAACCCGTAAGGGACTTCGATTTTTTCTACATTTATATACGGGTTTACCGCTCGACGAACAAATTGACCGGGAAGAAGATAAATCAATCAGCATCACCGAACCCTTTGGTCAAGGATGTTTATTTGGATTGGCTTATGTAGGCGAAGATGCGATTATCGGTGGTGGCAAGCCTTATCACTTTGATGTGCGCTTGCGTGCCCAGCCCAACAGCCCAATTGATGAGCAGCTCGTCCGGCGAATAATTGAGCAAGAGAAACCTGCATTCTGCTCCTACAGCCTGCGGATAGAAACAGAATAG
- a CDS encoding potassium channel family protein, translated as MAICEASIGILIIVIVSFDVFQVVIVPRRSPRTFRISSLLIRLFWLPWRKLSLHAGKRQEYLLGIFAPLSLMLLLTVWVIVLIFGYGLILYALQDSIQPAIRDFGSALYVAGTSLFTLGFGDFVSVGIARVVMLAAAGSGLAVMSLVIAFLFSLYSSLQHREVFVNLVEARAGSPPSGVTLLETYARLKILDQLPGDIGDWEVWAAEILESHRAYPILSFFRSTLEDDSWISTLGAMLDACTLLLTTVQTEHSGRAYLMHRMGCRIVLDLHQLFQLPKAGILEVDREQFEQSRASLAEAGFVLKDAESAWQKFLEMHSAYSSLLNTLVEYFATKPPLWTDHSFPAPHPLARRFRQKTD; from the coding sequence ATGGCGATATGTGAGGCAAGCATCGGTATCTTAATCATTGTGATTGTGTCGTTTGATGTGTTTCAGGTGGTGATCGTTCCTCGTCGTTCGCCGCGCACGTTTAGGATTTCATCTCTGCTGATCAGATTATTTTGGTTGCCGTGGCGAAAACTAAGTTTGCACGCCGGCAAGCGGCAGGAGTATTTATTGGGAATATTTGCGCCGTTGTCATTAATGCTGCTGCTCACGGTTTGGGTGATTGTATTGATTTTTGGATACGGACTGATCCTGTACGCTCTGCAAGACTCCATCCAACCTGCGATTCGAGATTTTGGTAGTGCCCTTTACGTAGCAGGAACCTCGCTATTCACCCTTGGATTTGGTGATTTTGTCTCCGTAGGGATTGCACGGGTGGTGATGCTGGCGGCAGCAGGATCGGGATTGGCAGTGATGTCGCTTGTGATCGCGTTTTTATTCTCACTCTACAGTTCTTTACAGCATCGGGAAGTTTTTGTCAATCTCGTCGAGGCCCGGGCTGGCAGTCCTCCATCGGGGGTGACGTTGTTGGAAACTTATGCTCGGTTAAAGATTCTTGACCAACTGCCTGGTGACATTGGGGATTGGGAAGTTTGGGCAGCCGAAATTTTGGAGAGCCATCGCGCGTATCCGATTCTGTCGTTTTTTCGCTCGACTCTGGAAGATGATTCCTGGATTAGTACACTCGGTGCAATGCTCGACGCTTGTACGCTGTTGCTTACTACCGTGCAAACTGAGCATAGCGGTCGAGCGTATTTGATGCACCGAATGGGCTGTCGTATTGTTCTGGATCTGCATCAGTTGTTTCAACTTCCCAAAGCCGGCATACTCGAAGTTGATCGCGAACAATTTGAGCAGTCACGGGCAAGTTTAGCAGAGGCGGGTTTTGTGCTAAAGGATGCAGAATCGGCCTGGCAAAAGTTTTTGGAGATGCACTCCGCTTACAGCAGCTTACTCAACACGTTAGTTGAATACTTCGCCACCAAACCGCCCTTATGGACTGATCATTCTTTCCCCGCACCTCATCCGCTTGCTCGCCGATTTCGCCAGAAAACGGACTGA
- a CDS encoding GPW/gp25 family protein: MANLINEQPKYLGTGLSFPLQSNVQGGLKLSAEAQKVKESIWLILRTDLGERVYRPDFGCRLSELAFAPMNNDTLLRIKIYVLEALRKWEPRIDVDEVRADPDTIAGRVNIVIDYRLKSYPDLYSFVYPFYLASEEE, encoded by the coding sequence ATGGCAAACCTAATAAACGAGCAGCCAAAGTATTTAGGTACAGGCTTATCTTTCCCATTGCAAAGCAATGTACAGGGAGGACTCAAGCTAAGTGCTGAAGCTCAGAAAGTCAAAGAATCAATCTGGTTAATTTTGCGTACTGATTTAGGCGAACGTGTTTACCGTCCTGATTTTGGCTGTCGCTTATCAGAACTAGCTTTTGCCCCCATGAATAACGATACTTTACTAAGAATTAAGATTTACGTACTGGAAGCATTACGAAAATGGGAGCCTCGAATTGACGTTGATGAAGTTCGCGCAGATCCCGACACGATCGCTGGGCGCGTCAATATTGTCATTGACTATCGCCTCAAATCTTATCCAGACCTTTACAGTTTTGTCTACCCGTTCTATTTAGCTTCAGAGGAGGAGTAA
- a CDS encoding phage tail protein, protein MAAPKPSNRGGQKPSNSSSQKPSNRGGQKPSNSSSQKSSNRGGQKPSNSSSQKPSNRGGQKPSNLSSQKSNSNVENYVTTNRFYIEIEENTVASFSECSGISIDVEKEVYQEGGVNDQQRISLGHTRFSDITLKRGTTDDNTFSQWLSELFEQTTQRRNVNIVTYNQAGDIMKSWCLIGAIPVGWKLPSLEANGNTVAVEELTLAFEGLKISKQSAGGDAVSRDAKGYFAESAWE, encoded by the coding sequence ATGGCTGCACCAAAACCCAGTAATCGAGGTGGACAAAAACCTAGTAATTCAAGTAGTCAAAAACCCAGTAATCGAGGTGGACAAAAACCTAGTAATTCAAGTAGTCAAAAATCCAGTAATCGAGGTGGACAAAAACCTAGTAATTCAAGTAGTCAAAAACCCAGTAATCGAGGTGGACAAAAACCTAGTAATTTAAGTAGTCAAAAATCCAATTCTAACGTTGAGAACTACGTCACAACCAACCGATTCTATATAGAAATTGAAGAAAATACAGTTGCCTCATTCTCGGAATGTTCGGGTATCAGTATTGACGTAGAAAAAGAGGTATATCAAGAGGGTGGCGTAAACGATCAGCAAAGAATTAGCTTAGGACACACTCGTTTTTCAGATATCACACTAAAGCGGGGCACAACCGACGACAATACCTTTTCACAGTGGTTAAGCGAATTATTTGAGCAAACAACGCAACGACGCAACGTTAATATTGTTACCTATAACCAAGCTGGGGATATCATGAAGAGCTGGTGCCTAATTGGTGCCATTCCAGTGGGGTGGAAACTCCCTAGTTTAGAGGCTAATGGCAATACGGTTGCAGTTGAAGAATTAACTTTAGCCTTTGAGGGTTTAAAAATTAGTAAGCAGTCCGCTGGTGGCGATGCAGTCTCTAGGGATGCGAAGGGATATTTTGCTGAGAGCGCCTGGGAATGA